CCGGTGGCCCTTGTTTTTATCCCCGTAGTTCATGCCGTAATTTAAACAGGATGTGTACATCCCCTCCCGGCATCTTTCACAGCGGCCGCAGCCGGCATGGATTTCCACGGTGACGCGCTCGCCCGGCTGAAATTCATCAACCCCGGGGCCCGGCTTCACCACCGTGCCCATATATTCATGTCCCGGGGTAAAATTCTTGTTAAACGGCATTCCGCCCTCAATCATGGCCGGCAGGCCGTTTGCGAAAATCTCCAGGTCGGTCCCGCAGATGGCCACCGCATCAACCTTCACCAGGACTTCAGCAGGGCCCGGTTCAGGCACCGGTTTCTGGGTCAGTTTCAGCTCGTTGGGATCACCCAGCACCCAGGCTTTCATGGTTTTTGGAATTTTAAAACTTTTGCCACGACTCTTATTTTGCATGTTTGCTCCTCTTTTCATCTTAAAATTTTCGTCGCCTGAATTTTGGCACTTCATTTGTCAGAATTTTATTGAGCGTCAACCTTCTTTTTTTTCCACAGGGATTTAATCAGCGGCATGATGAATGATATAATTGAAATAATGATAAACGCCAGACTGATGGGATGGGTCACAAAGATGCTGTAGTCACCCTGGGAGATAATCAGGGACATGCGCAGATGTTCCTCCAGCTTCGGTCCCAGGATGATGGCCAGCAGCATCGGGACAATGGGAAATCCGTACTTTTTCATGAAATATCCCAACAGGCCGAAAGAAAACATGATTCCGGCGTCAAAAAAAGAATTGTGCAGGGCAAAAGTTCCCACCACGCAGAGTATTAAAATAATCGGCAGCAGGACCCTTTCCGGCACCTTAAGCACCTTGACCCAGAGTTTAATGGTGCAAAAAGTAAGAAATAGGTTCATAAAATTCGCCACCAGATAGGCCCAGAAAACGCTGTAGACAAACTGGGGCGCCTGTTGAAAAAGCAGCGGGCCCGGTATCAGGCCGTGAATCAACAGGGCGCCCAGCAGAATGGCGGTAACCGGGTCACCGGGAATCCCCAACGTCAGCATGGGTATCAGGGCGCCGCCGGCAACGGCGTTATTGGCCGCTTCCGGCGCAGCAACGCCCTCAGGCTCCCCTTTGCCGTATCCGTCCGCCTTTCGTGAAACCTTGCGGGCATAATCATAGCTTAAAAAAACTGCAATCGGTCCGCCGGCGCCCGGAATCGCGCCGATGCCGGTGCCCACCAGCGAACCGATCAGCATCGCTTTTAACAGCTTAAAAAGGTTTCTGATTTTCGGCAGGACCCCCGAAATTTTTGATTTGTATTCCGGAATGACCTGCACTTTTCCGGCAATCCCCACCAGGATCTGGGGAATCGCAAACAGGCCGATCATCGCCGGCAGAAAGGATATGCCGGCCTGCAGTTCCACTGTGTTAAAGGTAAATCGCGGAGTGCCCATCATGGGATCGAGTCCCACCGTCATGATGATGAGTCCGATCACGCCGGAGATCAGGCCTTTGATGGTGGACTCCTGGCCGAAGCTGCAGATCAGCGTCAGGCCCAGCAGCACGATGGCGAACAGCTCCGGTGCGCCGAAGTTGAGCGCGACCTTTGCGATCAGGGGGGCTGCCAGAACCAGGCAGGTCAAGCCGAAGATGCCGCCGAAGAAGGATGACGCGACAGCCACCCCGAGGGCTTCGCCGGCCCGCCCGTTTTTGGCCATTTCATATCCGTCGATGGCAGTTGCCGAGGCAGACGGCGTTCCCGGTATATTCAATAGAATAGCTGAAATCGAGCCGCCGGTCATACCGGAGGCATATAATCCCAGCATCAGGCAGATGGATGTCACGGCAGACAGTTTAAAAGTCAACGGGAGGAGCAGCACCATCCCCAGGGAGATGGTTAGACCGGGGGTGGATCCGATGAACAGCCCGAAAAATACTCCCACCATGGAAGCAAAAATATTCTGCGGCTGAAGCACTTCATATAAAGCTGTCAACACTATTCCGTCCATCGAAGCTCCTCTTTAGAAAAATTTCCCGCCGGGCAGAACCACCTGAAAAATTTTTTGAAAAAAAACATAGATAACCATTGGGGACACGATCGATAAGACAACGATTTCCTTCCATTTTCGCGATCCGGTCATGACCATTAACACCGCCATGAAGACGGGTGTCACCCACACAAATCCGAACAGGTGCATGGCCTGGACATACGCATACAAAAATATTGTCAGGAAGATAATGCCGATGCCTTCTTTGGATGAAATTTTCGGGTCAAAGCTTTCCAGCGGTTTTCTTAAAACAGTCTTGAGCAGCAGCAGTAGAACCACTATAAACAACAAGACCACCAGCAGCCAGGGCATGAAATCTATGCCCAAAGTATTGGGCAGGTTTCGCGTCGGCAAACGGGATGTCAGAAAAGCATAATAGCTGCCGAAAATGAGCAGCACGACGGAGATGATGATATTGGCTTTTTTCATTCAAAAAATTCCCTTAAAAGCAGGGGCGACTCTCCACCGGGACATCGCCCCTGCCAAACGGTTATTATTTTGAAAGGCCGCCCACTTTAACTGCCTCGGCCACATTGTTATTTTGAATGACCAGATACTTCTCAAACTCCGCCTTGCCCATGAAATTGATATTGAAACCGTTTTTCTTTGATAGTTCCATAAACTCAGGGGTTTCGGCACCTTTCTGAAAGGCCGCTTCCAGCTTTTTGACGACGGCCGCCGGGGTTCCCTTGGGAGCGCTGATGCCGCGGAAAAGCTCCATGACCGCCGGATAACCCAGCTCCTTCATGGTGGGGATATCTTTAAGGGACGGATCCCTTTGCTCCGTGCTCATGGCCAGGATTCGGGCCTGACCGGCCTGCACCTGGGGGGCGATCTCGGGCAGGGGTACGCAAATGGCCTCAACCTCTTTGCCCAGCAGGCTTGCAATTCTGCGTCCGGCTCCAAGGGGGACATGAACGGCTTGCATATCAACGACTGTTGCCATGAGAACCGCGGTCAGATGGGTACCGCTGCCGGTGCCGGCATTACCGATTTTGATTTTGTTCGGGTTCTTTTTGCCGTAATCCACAAATTCCTGAAACGTCTTCCAGGGAGCATCCGCCCGGACGGCAATGGGCATGGCGGTAAATCCGATGTTGCAGATGTTATCAAAAGCATCGTATTTAAAGGGAACGTTGCCGATATTGGTGGTGGTCAGAATCGAAGTCGAATTCCACCCCAGGGTGTATCCGTCTGGAGCAGCATCTTTCAGCGCCGTATACATAATGCCGCCGCCGGCGCCCGGTTTGTTGATGGGAACAACCGGCTGGCCGAGTATTTTACCGGCCCCGTTTGCCAGCGCGCGTCCCATCAGGTCGGCTGATCCGCCGGCGCCAAATGGGATCAGAAAATTAATCGGTTTGCTGGGATAATCCGCACCCCACGCAAGTCCCATGTTCAACACCATTGTCAGAACGACTGCAAACAGAACACTTGATCTCTTTCTCATCATA
The window above is part of the Desulfobacterales bacterium genome. Proteins encoded here:
- a CDS encoding tripartite tricarboxylate transporter permease, which translates into the protein MDGIVLTALYEVLQPQNIFASMVGVFFGLFIGSTPGLTISLGMVLLLPLTFKLSAVTSICLMLGLYASGMTGGSISAILLNIPGTPSASATAIDGYEMAKNGRAGEALGVAVASSFFGGIFGLTCLVLAAPLIAKVALNFGAPELFAIVLLGLTLICSFGQESTIKGLISGVIGLIIMTVGLDPMMGTPRFTFNTVELQAGISFLPAMIGLFAIPQILVGIAGKVQVIPEYKSKISGVLPKIRNLFKLLKAMLIGSLVGTGIGAIPGAGGPIAVFLSYDYARKVSRKADGYGKGEPEGVAAPEAANNAVAGGALIPMLTLGIPGDPVTAILLGALLIHGLIPGPLLFQQAPQFVYSVFWAYLVANFMNLFLTFCTIKLWVKVLKVPERVLLPIILILCVVGTFALHNSFFDAGIMFSFGLLGYFMKKYGFPIVPMLLAIILGPKLEEHLRMSLIISQGDYSIFVTHPISLAFIIISIISFIMPLIKSLWKKKKVDAQ
- a CDS encoding tripartite tricarboxylate transporter TctB family protein, which gives rise to MKKANIIISVVLLIFGSYYAFLTSRLPTRNLPNTLGIDFMPWLLVVLLFIVVLLLLLKTVLRKPLESFDPKISSKEGIGIIFLTIFLYAYVQAMHLFGFVWVTPVFMAVLMVMTGSRKWKEIVVLSIVSPMVIYVFFQKIFQVVLPGGKFF
- a CDS encoding tripartite tricarboxylate transporter substrate binding protein, which translates into the protein MMRKRSSVLFAVVLTMVLNMGLAWGADYPSKPINFLIPFGAGGSADLMGRALANGAGKILGQPVVPINKPGAGGGIMYTALKDAAPDGYTLGWNSTSILTTTNIGNVPFKYDAFDNICNIGFTAMPIAVRADAPWKTFQEFVDYGKKNPNKIKIGNAGTGSGTHLTAVLMATVVDMQAVHVPLGAGRRIASLLGKEVEAICVPLPEIAPQVQAGQARILAMSTEQRDPSLKDIPTMKELGYPAVMELFRGISAPKGTPAAVVKKLEAAFQKGAETPEFMELSKKNGFNINFMGKAEFEKYLVIQNNNVAEAVKVGGLSK